One genomic region from Bufo bufo chromosome 3, aBufBuf1.1, whole genome shotgun sequence encodes:
- the NXPE3 gene encoding NXPE family member 3: MLAYLQKMWCTFYRLQICFVVIFFLVVLVLVSNIHLAEHLNHRMGLEPGRANLHRDTARSLSPVNRKHNCDFRLQILSKSEYEEQKSLLKMVAWPGPPHDKIEFMKSTDAAHSHFVILQSKSSFKVGDVLEVLVRVHDFEGDPKHYGGDYLQTRIHSPLLKAGAVGTVLDHQNGFYSVYFALLWPGRLTVSVVLVHPSEGIQVLQQLREDKPDRVYFKSLFRSGDISETTMCNVCLPKKQPICNYTDLNTGEPWFCYKPDKLSCSSRVNHAKGGYMKNLLTLHDSMFFQSDVNIKVPILASGPDTVTVHPWNVKEKYFLNSLKFLPSGYYYRDQWRSGRSTLWQFDKPLDITDCLQGKVVHFFGDSTIRQWFEYLTDVVSDLKPFDLGSPKNVGPFLAVDVDRNIMLKFRCHGPPIRFSTVSSNELRYIANELDGIVGGKNTVVAMTIWSHFSTFPVEVYIRRLRNIRAALLRLLERSPDTAVIIRSANVQELGPEVSLFNSDWFSLQLDTVMRAMFSGLHIKIVDAWEMSLAHYLPHALHPDRSIVKNQIDEFLSFVCPN, encoded by the exons CATCTGAATCATAGGATGGGTCTGGAGCCAGGAAGGGCAAATCTACACCGAGATACAGCTCGTTCTCTGTCACCAGTAAACAGGAAACATAATTGTGATTTTCGGCTTCAAATTCTGTCCAAATCTGAGTATGAAGAACAGAAATCTCTACTGAAAATGGTGGCATGGCCTGGACCACCACATGACAAGATTGAGTTTATGAAAAGCACAGATGCTGCTCACAGTCATTTTGTCATCTTACAGTCCAAGTCCTCATTTAAGGTGGGAGATGTATTGGAAGTGCTTGTGAGGGTCCATGATTTTGAAGGAGACCCGAAGCACTATGGAGGAGACTATTTGCAAACAAGAATTCATTCTCCTTTGTTGAAAGCTGGTGCAGTGGGAACAGTCTTGGACCATCAGAATGGATTCTATAGTGTGTACTTTGCATTACTTTGGCCCGGTAGGTTGACTGTTTCAGTGGTTCTGGTTCACCCAAGTGAAGGGATTCAAGTCCTTCAACAATTACGTGAAGACAAACCAGACAGAGTTTACTTTAAAAGTCTGTTCCGTTCAGGTGACATTTCTGAAACCACAATGTGCAATGTTTGTCTGCCTAAAAAGCAACCAATATGCAATTACACAGACCTTAACACTGGAGAACCATGGTTCTGCTACAAGCCTGACAAGTTATCTTGCTCCAGTCGAGTAAATCATGCTAAAGGAGGTTACATGAAAAATCTTTTGACTTTACATGATAGCATGTTCTTTCAAAG tgatGTGAACATCAAAGTACCCATCCTGGCAAGTGGCCCTGACACAGTGACGGTGCATCCTTGGAATGTTAAAG AGAAATATTTTCTTAACAGCTTAAAGTTTCTCCCATCGGGTTATTATTATagagatcagtggaggtctgggAGATCAACACTATGGCAGTTCGACAAGCCTTTAGACATCACTGATTGTTTACAGGGGAAAGTGGTGCATTTTTTTGGAGACTCTACCATAAGGCAGTGGTTTGAATATCTCACAGACGTTGTTTCAG ACCTAAAGCCATTTGACCTGGGGAGCCCTAAGAATGTTGGTCCATTCTTGGCTGTTGATGTTGACCGTAATATAATGCTGAAATTCCGCTGTCATGGGCCACCAATTCGCTTCTCAACAGTGTCAAGCAATGAGCTGCGTTATATTGCCAATGAATTGGATGGTATAGTGGGAGGAAAGAACACTGTAGTAGCCATGACCATCTGGTCTCACTTTAGCACCTTTCCAGTGGAGGTATACATAAGACGCCTTAGGAACATACGAGCCGCTCTTCTCCGCCTACTGGAGCGCAGTCCAGACACAGCTGTTATCATTCGCTCTGCCAATGTCCAGGAGCTTGGACCTGAAGTGAGCCTCTTCAATAGTGACTGGTTTTCACTGCAGCTAGACACTGTAATGAGGGCTATGTTTTCTGGACTTCATATTAAAATTGTGGATGCTTGGGAGATGTCACTTGCACACTATCTGCCACATGCATTACACCCTGACCGCAGCATTGTAAAGAATCAGATAGACGAGTTTTTGTCATTTGTTTGTCCTAATTGA